In one Thunnus maccoyii chromosome 12, fThuMac1.1, whole genome shotgun sequence genomic region, the following are encoded:
- the rb1cc1 gene encoding RB1-inducible coiled-coil protein 1 isoform X2 encodes MKLYVFQVNNGSTLTFDTDLAVQTVLELKHAIQAKYKIAIQHQVLVVNGGECMAAERRVCSYSAGTETNPIFLFNKEMILCDRDPTIPKTTFSIESEIQVKVEESLLMPAVFHTVASRTQLALEMFEVAKKLCSFCERLVHDEHLQHQGWAAIMANLDDCTLSYQKLLMKFDTAYSNYQHDLEEIKLKLTKLGTAVSVMARIPLLECLTRHSYRESMEKSSSTPEKESDETEEEKSTDSVRCATDAKRPSKLSTSFSASGTATCEPTGDQETNEMTDSGGLRAALLDDDTPELANPSFFNVTLLDWINVQDRPNDVESVVRKCFDSITRLDPRIIQPFLADCRDTIAKLDNQNMKAIKGLEDRLYALDQMIASCKKLVNEQKELAQGFLANQKRAENLKDTSVLPDLCLSHTNQLMIMLNNHRKLLDIKKKCTTAKQELANNLQVRLKWCCYVMLHADQDGEKLQALLRLLTELIERVRVVDALSTVPQMYCLAVVEVVRRKMFMRHYREWAYALVKDGKQLYEAEKFKRETFGKLFRKSFLRNRLFRGLDSWPPTSFCTRKPRRFDDELPDISLEDLQYLKSCCPLEVQPFLMVPTMCDFEPLNHHVAKLQQLVQAAQSVDEMSQTITDLLSEQRVSYSQSAQRSTPLTPQSTESIPGTTASMSSKTPASLNLQGPSCQPLHVPVPAPLEDLSPDSIDAQTFDFETIAHPNMDPVLQQGSLDLDSLAESPESDFMSAVNEFVIEENLTSPNPISDPTSPEMMVESLYSSVINAIDNKRMHDTTILERENSRIIVLRQVIDKYRSAAEESHSNLRSVKDDLYHLRGLVLKEQHDFGFVLRSLTTEVHNIVDNICQTHELELKEQHQSELLSLRQELEKQVHTLTEENQVNQNIVRDVQRAMLELEGLMERKEKELTQLESEKERWLETENSQTERIKNLEQKISNQAEELETLSASRDSLTSQLENLHFEIERGQQKIRQELEVVEQSHLKDLEDRLKQEHQADLETLTKDNQESLEHLAAENRAKLSQAADQHTVALREKDNQIKDIEARITELAELRCKLEVELALKESETEEVRLLFEEAKMQQTEAVKSQVEAETKVLREELTDIKKQLQVKNEEYEVDLAELRTLMRIEKDHCISELVDRHEEETISLRSELSSLQQQAQDSVRTHAEGLQKLKQELEQQVSALSEEKEKQLRSSQELEQELRTVISNLQAENDLLCKKLEQDRQAVEKEEAFKVASPDAFKELEQKKEEMEKRLSDKIRELENKLQDRQSSKSDAGLSLHADSRADAGAPLSLDSALQERLQQERASLQVQMELLEQKKNEEIQNLKTSLIAEQQTNFNTVLTREKLKKEQIINELTEKLRKVTQQQEKDKALIETLSEDRASVMQEKKHLEEELNRLRSTALVSSAFFTPNPSAQEVTEAGAGAAAASRALVVAGASSSEPLAETDRLASVAAIRDDEHVDSAVEASMVTVHDNILMSEEKQRILLLERTLHMKEEENKRLSQRLMSQSMSSVSSRHSDKIAIRDFQVGDLVLIILDERHDNYVLFTVGPTLYFLHSESLTALDLKPASGTSRRPWVLGKVMEKEYCQAKKAQNRFKVPLGTKFYRVKAVPWNRKV; translated from the exons ATGAAGTTGTATGTGTTCCAGGTCAACAATGGCAGCACATTGACATTTGACACTGATCTTGCTGTCCAAAC TGTACTGGAGCTTAAACATGCCATCCAAGCCAAATATAAGATTGCAATTCAACATCAAGTCCTTGTTGTCAATGGAGGGGAATGTATGGCTGCGGAGAGGCGAGTCTGCAGCTACAGTGCTGGCACT GAAACCAACCCCATATTCCTATTCAACAAAGAGATGATCTTGTGTGACCGGGATCCAACGATCCCCAAAACCACCTTCTCGATTGAGAGTGAGATTCAGGTCAAGGTGGAGGAGTCACTACTGATGCCAGCTGTCTTTCACACCGTTGCCTCGCGAACACAACTTGCTCTg GAAATGTTTGAAGTTGCCAAGAAACTTTGCTCTTTCTGTGAACGTTTGGTTCATGATGAACACCTCCAACACCAAGGCTGGGCTGCTATTATGGCTAATCTGGATGACTGCACTCTGTCCTATCAGAAGTTGCTCATGAAATTTGACACCGCGTACTCAAATTATCAACACGACTTGGAAGAAATTAAGTTGAAACTTACAAA GTTGGGGACAGCCGTTTCTGTAATGGCCAGGATACCACTGCTGGAATGTTTGACAAGACATAGTTACAGAGAAAGCATGGAGAAGTCCAGCTCAACCCCAGAAAAGGAATCAgatgagacagaagaagaaaaatccaCTGACTCTGTGCGCTGTGCTACTGATGCAAAAAGGCCCTCCAAGTTATCAACATCCTTCTCTGCTTCGGGGACAGCCACCTGTGAGCCAACTGGTGACCAGGAAACGAATGAAATGACTGACAGTGGTGGACTGAGAGCTGCCCTACTAGATGATGACACTCCCGAGCTCGCCAACCCGTCCTTCTTCAATGTCACACTATTAGACTGGATCAATGTGCAAGATAGACCCAATGATGTGGAATCAGTTGTGAGGAAATGCTTTGATTCCATCACTCGG CTTGACCCACGGATCATTCAACCCTTCCTGGCAGATTGTCGTGACACAATTGCCAAGCTAGATAATCAAAACATGAAAGCCATCAAAGGGCTCGAGGACAGGTTGTATGCTCTAGACCAAATGATTGCGAGCTGTAAGAAGTTGGTGAATGAACAAAAAGAACTTGCTCAG GGATTTTTGGCCAATCAGAAGCGGGCTGAAAACCTGAAGGATACATCTGTTCTGCCTGACTTGTGTCTGAGTCACACCAACCAGCTGATGATCATGCTGAACAACCACAGGAAGCTGCTAGACATCAAAAAGAAGTGCACCACTGCCAAACAAGAACTTGCAAACAACCTTCAAGTCCGACTCAA ATGGTGCTGCTATGTGATGCTTCATGCAGACCAGGATGGAGAGAAGCTTCAGGCTCTACTCAGACTTCTGACAGAGCTAATTGAAAGAGTGAGGGTGGTGGATGCCCTCAGTACCGTGCCCCAGATGTACTGCTTGGCGGTGGTGGAGGTCGTCAGGAGAAAAATGTTCATGCGCCACTACAGAGAG TGGGCCTATGCACTTGTGAAAGATGGCAAACAGCTGTACGAGGCGGAGAAGTTCAAAAGGGAAACCTTTGGGAAACTCTTCA ggaAGTCATTCCTCAGAAATCGTTTGTTCAGAGGACTCGATTCGTGGCCTCCAACATCATTTTGT ACACGGAAGCCCAGAAGGTTTGATGATGAACTTCCAGACATCTCACTTGAGGACCTGCAGTACTTGAAATCTTGTTGTCCTTTAGAGGTGCAGCCTTTCCTCAT GGTTCCTACAATGTGTGACTTCGAGCCCTTGAATCACCATGTAGCGAAGCTTCAACAGCTTGTCCAAGCTGCACAGAGTGTGGATGAGATGTCTCAAACTATAACCGACCTGCTAAGTGAACAAAGG GTATCCTATAGTCAGAGCGCCCAGAGATCAACTCCGTTGACCCCACAGTCCACAGAAAGCATACCTGGGACCACCGCATCGATGTCCTCCAAAACCCCCGCTTCACTTAACCTTCAAGGGCCCAGCTGCCAGCCCCTACATGTTCCCGTCCCAGCTCCCTTAGAGGACCTATCTCCAGACAGCATTGATGCACAAACATTTGACTTTGAAACCATTGCCCATCCGAACATGGATCCAGTCCTGCAGCAGGGCTCCCTTGACCTGGATTCTCTAGCAGAGAGCCCGGAATCAGACTTCATGTCTGCTGTCAATGAGTTTGTGATTGAAGAGAACTTGACCTCTCCGAACCCTATCAGTGACCCTACTAGTCCTGAAATGATGGTGGAGTCGCTGTATTCTTCTGTCATCAATGCTATTGACAACAAGCGTATGCATGATACCACGATACTAGAGAGGGAGAACTCAAGGATCATTGTTCTCAGACAAGTTATCGACAAATACCGATCTGCTGCAGAGGAGTCCCATTCCAACTTAAGAAGTGTAAAGGATGATCTGTATCACTTACGAGGTCTGGTATTAAAAGAACAACATGACTTTGGCTTTGTCCTGAGGAGTTTGACCACAGAAGTGCACAACATTGTGGACAACATCTGCCAGACCCATGAACTGGAGTTAAAGGAGCAGCATCAAAGTGAGCTTCTCTCCCTTCGGCAAGAGCTTGAGAAACAGGTCCACACACTAACAGAGGAAAACCAAGTAAACCAGAATATTGTCAGAGACGTGCAGCGCGCCATGCTGGAGCTGGAGGGACTCATGGAGCGCAAAGAGAAAGAACTTACTCAGCTCGAGAGTGAGAAAGAGCGATGGCTTGAGACTGAGAACAGCCAGACAGAGAGGATCAAAAACCTGGAGCAGAAGATCAGCAATCAAGCCGAAGAGCTCGAGACTCTCTCAGCTTCAAGAGACTCTTTGACCAGCCAGCTTGAGAATCTGCACTTTGAGATTGAACGTGGCCAGCAGAAGATCCGGCAGGAGTTGGAGGTTGTTGAGCAGTCACACTTGAAGGATCTGGAAGACAGACTGAAGCAGGAACACCAGGCAGACCTGGAGACCCTTACCAAGGATAACCAGGAGTCTCTGGAACATCTGGCTGCTGAAAATAGGGCCAAGTTAAGCCAGGCAGCTGATCAGCATACCGTTGCTCTTAGAGAGAAGGACAACCAAATCAAGGACATAGAGGCTCGTATTACTGAGCTTGCAGAACTTCGCTGCAAACTAGAGGTGGAGTTAGCCCTCAAAGAGTCAGAGACAGAAGAGGTGAGGCTCTTATTTGAGGAGGCCAAGATGCAGCAGACTGAGGCTGTAAAGTCCCAGGTAGAGGCTGAGACTAAAGTCCTCCGCGAAGAGCTGACAGATATCAAAAAACAGCTTCAGGTAAAAAACGAGGAGTATGAAGTGGACCTTGCAGAGCTGAGGACTCTCATGAGGATTGAGAAGGACCACTGCATCTCAGAGCTGGTTGACAGACACGAGGAGGAGACTATCTCATTGCGCAGCGAGCTCTCCTCCCTGCAGCAGCAAGCCCAGGATTCTGTCAGGACCCACGCTGAGGGGTTACAGAAACTTAAGCAGGAATTAGAGCAGCAAGTGTCTGCTCTAagtgaagaaaaggaaaagcagtTGAGGAGTTCTCAAGAACTGGAGCAAGAGTTGAGGACTGTTATCAGTAATTTGCAGGCAGAGAATGACCTGCTCTGTAAAAAACTAGAGCAGGACAGACAAGCAGTTGAGAAGGAAGAGGCCTTTAAGGTTGCATCACCAGATGCCTTTAAAGAGTTAGAGCAGAAAAAGGAGGAGATGGAAAAGAGACTGTCAGACAAAATTAGAGAACTTGAGAATAAGCTTCAGGACAGACAATCCTCAAAGAG TGATGCAGGGTTGTCGCTGCACGCTGACAGCCGTGCAGATGCCGGAGCACCTCTGTCTCTAGACTCAGCACTACAAGAGCGGCTGCAGCAGGAGAGAGCCTCCCTGCAGGTCCAGATGGAGCTCCTggagcagaagaagaatgagGAGATACAGAATCTCAAGACATCACTAATCGCAGAGCAGCAG actaatttcaacactgttctaACCCGAGAGAAGCTGAAGAAGGAGCAGATCATCAATGAGCTTACAGAGAAGTTGCGGAAAGTTACCCaacagcaggagaaggacaAAG CTCTGATAGAGACCCTTTCCGAGGACCGGGCTAGCGTCATGCAGGAAAAGAAACACTTGGAAGAAGAGCTTAACCGCCTCCGCAGCACTGCTCTGGTTTCCTCTGCCTTCTTCACTCCTAACCCCTCAGCTCAGGAGGTCacagaagctggagcaggagccGCAGCAGCATCCAGAGCTCTGGTTGTCGCTGGAGCCTCTTCCTCTGAGCCCCTGGCTGAAACTGACAGATTGGCCTCTGTGGCAGCCATTAGAGATGACGAACATGTCGACTCAGCAGTGGAAGCAAGCATGGTGACAGTCCA tgataATATCTTGATGTCAGAAGAGAAACAGCGGATACTCTTACTCGAGAGG ACTTTACAcatgaaggaagaagaaaacaagcgCCTCAGTCAAAGACTG ATGTCTCAAAGCATGTCGTCCGTATCGTCACGGCATTCAGACAAAATCGCCATCAGAGA tttCCAGGTAGGCGATTTGGTTCTAATCATCCTGGATGAAAGGCATGACAACTACGTGCTGTTCACAGTTGGTCCCACCCTCTACTTCCTCCACTCAGAGTCTCTCACTGCACTGGACCTCAAACCAG catcAGGGACCTCAAGACGGCCATGGGTACTTGGAAAGGTGATGGAGAAAGAGTATTGCCAGGCAAAAAAG GCCCAGAACAGGTTCAAGGTTCCTTTAGGAACCAAGTTCTACAGAGTGAAAGCTGTTCCATGGAACAGAAAAGTATAA
- the rb1cc1 gene encoding RB1-inducible coiled-coil protein 1 isoform X1, whose amino-acid sequence MKLYVFQVNNGSTLTFDTDLAVQTVLELKHAIQAKYKIAIQHQVLVVNGGECMAAERRVCSYSAGTETNPIFLFNKEMILCDRDPTIPKTTFSIESEIQVKVEESLLMPAVFHTVASRTQLALEMFEVAKKLCSFCERLVHDEHLQHQGWAAIMANLDDCTLSYQKLLMKFDTAYSNYQHDLEEIKLKLTKLGTAVSVMARIPLLECLTRHSYRESMEKSSSTPEKESDETEEEKSTDSVRCATDAKRPSKLSTSFSASGTATCEPTGDQETNEMTDSGGLRAALLDDDTPELANPSFFNVTLLDWINVQDRPNDVESVVRKCFDSITRLDPRIIQPFLADCRDTIAKLDNQNMKAIKGLEDRLYALDQMIASCKKLVNEQKELAQGFLANQKRAENLKDTSVLPDLCLSHTNQLMIMLNNHRKLLDIKKKCTTAKQELANNLQVRLKWCCYVMLHADQDGEKLQALLRLLTELIERVRVVDALSTVPQMYCLAVVEVVRRKMFMRHYREWAYALVKDGKQLYEAEKFKRETFGKLFRKSFLRNRLFRGLDSWPPTSFCTRKPRRFDDELPDISLEDLQYLKSCCPLEVQPFLMVPTMCDFEPLNHHVAKLQQLVQAAQSVDEMSQTITDLLSEQRVSYSQSAQRSTPLTPQSTESIPGTTASMSSKTPASLNLQGPSCQPLHVPVPAPLEDLSPDSIDAQTFDFETIAHPNMDPVLQQGSLDLDSLAESPESDFMSAVNEFVIEENLTSPNPISDPTSPEMMVESLYSSVINAIDNKRMHDTTILERENSRIIVLRQVIDKYRSAAEESHSNLRSVKDDLYHLRGLVLKEQHDFGFVLRSLTTEVHNIVDNICQTHELELKEQHQSELLSLRQELEKQVHTLTEENQVNQNIVRDVQRAMLELEGLMERKEKELTQLESEKERWLETENSQTERIKNLEQKISNQAEELETLSASRDSLTSQLENLHFEIERGQQKIRQELEVVEQSHLKDLEDRLKQEHQADLETLTKDNQESLEHLAAENRAKLSQAADQHTVALREKDNQIKDIEARITELAELRCKLEVELALKESETEEVRLLFEEAKMQQTEAVKSQVEAETKVLREELTDIKKQLQVKNEEYEVDLAELRTLMRIEKDHCISELVDRHEEETISLRSELSSLQQQAQDSVRTHAEGLQKLKQELEQQVSALSEEKEKQLRSSQELEQELRTVISNLQAENDLLCKKLEQDRQAVEKEEAFKVASPDAFKELEQKKEEMEKRLSDKIRELENKLQDRQSSKSDAGLSLHADSRADAGAPLSLDSALQERLQQERASLQVQMELLEQKKNEEIQNLKTSLIAEQQTNFNTVLTREKLKKEQIINELTEKLRKVTQQQEKDKALIETLSEDRASVMQEKKHLEEELNRLRSTALVSSAFFTPNPSAQEVTEAGAGAAAASRALVVAGASSSEPLAETDRLASVAAIRDDEHVDSAVEASMVTVHDNILMSEEKQRILLLERTLHMKEEENKRLSQRLMSQSMSSVSSRHSDKIAIRDFQVGDLVLIILDERHDNYVLFTVGPTLYFLHSESLTALDLKPASGTSRRPWVLGKVMEKEYCQAKKGPEQVQGSFRNQVLQSESCSMEQKSIIAK is encoded by the exons ATGAAGTTGTATGTGTTCCAGGTCAACAATGGCAGCACATTGACATTTGACACTGATCTTGCTGTCCAAAC TGTACTGGAGCTTAAACATGCCATCCAAGCCAAATATAAGATTGCAATTCAACATCAAGTCCTTGTTGTCAATGGAGGGGAATGTATGGCTGCGGAGAGGCGAGTCTGCAGCTACAGTGCTGGCACT GAAACCAACCCCATATTCCTATTCAACAAAGAGATGATCTTGTGTGACCGGGATCCAACGATCCCCAAAACCACCTTCTCGATTGAGAGTGAGATTCAGGTCAAGGTGGAGGAGTCACTACTGATGCCAGCTGTCTTTCACACCGTTGCCTCGCGAACACAACTTGCTCTg GAAATGTTTGAAGTTGCCAAGAAACTTTGCTCTTTCTGTGAACGTTTGGTTCATGATGAACACCTCCAACACCAAGGCTGGGCTGCTATTATGGCTAATCTGGATGACTGCACTCTGTCCTATCAGAAGTTGCTCATGAAATTTGACACCGCGTACTCAAATTATCAACACGACTTGGAAGAAATTAAGTTGAAACTTACAAA GTTGGGGACAGCCGTTTCTGTAATGGCCAGGATACCACTGCTGGAATGTTTGACAAGACATAGTTACAGAGAAAGCATGGAGAAGTCCAGCTCAACCCCAGAAAAGGAATCAgatgagacagaagaagaaaaatccaCTGACTCTGTGCGCTGTGCTACTGATGCAAAAAGGCCCTCCAAGTTATCAACATCCTTCTCTGCTTCGGGGACAGCCACCTGTGAGCCAACTGGTGACCAGGAAACGAATGAAATGACTGACAGTGGTGGACTGAGAGCTGCCCTACTAGATGATGACACTCCCGAGCTCGCCAACCCGTCCTTCTTCAATGTCACACTATTAGACTGGATCAATGTGCAAGATAGACCCAATGATGTGGAATCAGTTGTGAGGAAATGCTTTGATTCCATCACTCGG CTTGACCCACGGATCATTCAACCCTTCCTGGCAGATTGTCGTGACACAATTGCCAAGCTAGATAATCAAAACATGAAAGCCATCAAAGGGCTCGAGGACAGGTTGTATGCTCTAGACCAAATGATTGCGAGCTGTAAGAAGTTGGTGAATGAACAAAAAGAACTTGCTCAG GGATTTTTGGCCAATCAGAAGCGGGCTGAAAACCTGAAGGATACATCTGTTCTGCCTGACTTGTGTCTGAGTCACACCAACCAGCTGATGATCATGCTGAACAACCACAGGAAGCTGCTAGACATCAAAAAGAAGTGCACCACTGCCAAACAAGAACTTGCAAACAACCTTCAAGTCCGACTCAA ATGGTGCTGCTATGTGATGCTTCATGCAGACCAGGATGGAGAGAAGCTTCAGGCTCTACTCAGACTTCTGACAGAGCTAATTGAAAGAGTGAGGGTGGTGGATGCCCTCAGTACCGTGCCCCAGATGTACTGCTTGGCGGTGGTGGAGGTCGTCAGGAGAAAAATGTTCATGCGCCACTACAGAGAG TGGGCCTATGCACTTGTGAAAGATGGCAAACAGCTGTACGAGGCGGAGAAGTTCAAAAGGGAAACCTTTGGGAAACTCTTCA ggaAGTCATTCCTCAGAAATCGTTTGTTCAGAGGACTCGATTCGTGGCCTCCAACATCATTTTGT ACACGGAAGCCCAGAAGGTTTGATGATGAACTTCCAGACATCTCACTTGAGGACCTGCAGTACTTGAAATCTTGTTGTCCTTTAGAGGTGCAGCCTTTCCTCAT GGTTCCTACAATGTGTGACTTCGAGCCCTTGAATCACCATGTAGCGAAGCTTCAACAGCTTGTCCAAGCTGCACAGAGTGTGGATGAGATGTCTCAAACTATAACCGACCTGCTAAGTGAACAAAGG GTATCCTATAGTCAGAGCGCCCAGAGATCAACTCCGTTGACCCCACAGTCCACAGAAAGCATACCTGGGACCACCGCATCGATGTCCTCCAAAACCCCCGCTTCACTTAACCTTCAAGGGCCCAGCTGCCAGCCCCTACATGTTCCCGTCCCAGCTCCCTTAGAGGACCTATCTCCAGACAGCATTGATGCACAAACATTTGACTTTGAAACCATTGCCCATCCGAACATGGATCCAGTCCTGCAGCAGGGCTCCCTTGACCTGGATTCTCTAGCAGAGAGCCCGGAATCAGACTTCATGTCTGCTGTCAATGAGTTTGTGATTGAAGAGAACTTGACCTCTCCGAACCCTATCAGTGACCCTACTAGTCCTGAAATGATGGTGGAGTCGCTGTATTCTTCTGTCATCAATGCTATTGACAACAAGCGTATGCATGATACCACGATACTAGAGAGGGAGAACTCAAGGATCATTGTTCTCAGACAAGTTATCGACAAATACCGATCTGCTGCAGAGGAGTCCCATTCCAACTTAAGAAGTGTAAAGGATGATCTGTATCACTTACGAGGTCTGGTATTAAAAGAACAACATGACTTTGGCTTTGTCCTGAGGAGTTTGACCACAGAAGTGCACAACATTGTGGACAACATCTGCCAGACCCATGAACTGGAGTTAAAGGAGCAGCATCAAAGTGAGCTTCTCTCCCTTCGGCAAGAGCTTGAGAAACAGGTCCACACACTAACAGAGGAAAACCAAGTAAACCAGAATATTGTCAGAGACGTGCAGCGCGCCATGCTGGAGCTGGAGGGACTCATGGAGCGCAAAGAGAAAGAACTTACTCAGCTCGAGAGTGAGAAAGAGCGATGGCTTGAGACTGAGAACAGCCAGACAGAGAGGATCAAAAACCTGGAGCAGAAGATCAGCAATCAAGCCGAAGAGCTCGAGACTCTCTCAGCTTCAAGAGACTCTTTGACCAGCCAGCTTGAGAATCTGCACTTTGAGATTGAACGTGGCCAGCAGAAGATCCGGCAGGAGTTGGAGGTTGTTGAGCAGTCACACTTGAAGGATCTGGAAGACAGACTGAAGCAGGAACACCAGGCAGACCTGGAGACCCTTACCAAGGATAACCAGGAGTCTCTGGAACATCTGGCTGCTGAAAATAGGGCCAAGTTAAGCCAGGCAGCTGATCAGCATACCGTTGCTCTTAGAGAGAAGGACAACCAAATCAAGGACATAGAGGCTCGTATTACTGAGCTTGCAGAACTTCGCTGCAAACTAGAGGTGGAGTTAGCCCTCAAAGAGTCAGAGACAGAAGAGGTGAGGCTCTTATTTGAGGAGGCCAAGATGCAGCAGACTGAGGCTGTAAAGTCCCAGGTAGAGGCTGAGACTAAAGTCCTCCGCGAAGAGCTGACAGATATCAAAAAACAGCTTCAGGTAAAAAACGAGGAGTATGAAGTGGACCTTGCAGAGCTGAGGACTCTCATGAGGATTGAGAAGGACCACTGCATCTCAGAGCTGGTTGACAGACACGAGGAGGAGACTATCTCATTGCGCAGCGAGCTCTCCTCCCTGCAGCAGCAAGCCCAGGATTCTGTCAGGACCCACGCTGAGGGGTTACAGAAACTTAAGCAGGAATTAGAGCAGCAAGTGTCTGCTCTAagtgaagaaaaggaaaagcagtTGAGGAGTTCTCAAGAACTGGAGCAAGAGTTGAGGACTGTTATCAGTAATTTGCAGGCAGAGAATGACCTGCTCTGTAAAAAACTAGAGCAGGACAGACAAGCAGTTGAGAAGGAAGAGGCCTTTAAGGTTGCATCACCAGATGCCTTTAAAGAGTTAGAGCAGAAAAAGGAGGAGATGGAAAAGAGACTGTCAGACAAAATTAGAGAACTTGAGAATAAGCTTCAGGACAGACAATCCTCAAAGAG TGATGCAGGGTTGTCGCTGCACGCTGACAGCCGTGCAGATGCCGGAGCACCTCTGTCTCTAGACTCAGCACTACAAGAGCGGCTGCAGCAGGAGAGAGCCTCCCTGCAGGTCCAGATGGAGCTCCTggagcagaagaagaatgagGAGATACAGAATCTCAAGACATCACTAATCGCAGAGCAGCAG actaatttcaacactgttctaACCCGAGAGAAGCTGAAGAAGGAGCAGATCATCAATGAGCTTACAGAGAAGTTGCGGAAAGTTACCCaacagcaggagaaggacaAAG CTCTGATAGAGACCCTTTCCGAGGACCGGGCTAGCGTCATGCAGGAAAAGAAACACTTGGAAGAAGAGCTTAACCGCCTCCGCAGCACTGCTCTGGTTTCCTCTGCCTTCTTCACTCCTAACCCCTCAGCTCAGGAGGTCacagaagctggagcaggagccGCAGCAGCATCCAGAGCTCTGGTTGTCGCTGGAGCCTCTTCCTCTGAGCCCCTGGCTGAAACTGACAGATTGGCCTCTGTGGCAGCCATTAGAGATGACGAACATGTCGACTCAGCAGTGGAAGCAAGCATGGTGACAGTCCA tgataATATCTTGATGTCAGAAGAGAAACAGCGGATACTCTTACTCGAGAGG ACTTTACAcatgaaggaagaagaaaacaagcgCCTCAGTCAAAGACTG ATGTCTCAAAGCATGTCGTCCGTATCGTCACGGCATTCAGACAAAATCGCCATCAGAGA tttCCAGGTAGGCGATTTGGTTCTAATCATCCTGGATGAAAGGCATGACAACTACGTGCTGTTCACAGTTGGTCCCACCCTCTACTTCCTCCACTCAGAGTCTCTCACTGCACTGGACCTCAAACCAG catcAGGGACCTCAAGACGGCCATGGGTACTTGGAAAGGTGATGGAGAAAGAGTATTGCCAGGCAAAAAA AGGCCCAGAACAGGTTCAAGGTTCCTTTAGGAACCAAGTTCTACAGAGTGAAAGCTGTTCCATGGAACAGAAAAGTATAATAGCCAAGTAA